A genomic stretch from Zeimonas sediminis includes:
- a CDS encoding CaiB/BaiF CoA transferase family protein — MENTEMSLPLEGVRVVDLTSVMAGPYCAMVLGDLGADVIKVESFPDGDASRRFDPKVNDESYCFAVLNRNKRSVALDLKDPRGKEAFLKLAAGADIVMENFRPGVVKRLGIDYDSLSKTNPGLVYASMSGFGQTGPYGKRGGYDIIAQGMSGIMMMTGYPGGRPAKVGIAMNDIASGVTALYGILGAYIGRLRSGKGQYLETSLLEAGLAWSIWEFGAWAGAGEIPTPTGTRHRRSAPYQAYRTQDGYATVGAGNEKLWQNFCKLVCDRPEWLTDPRYAKPADRLKNADELERDIEAVFATAPTAHWVEKMDAAGVPGGPVYSFEQTLADPQVAARKMVVEVDHPRIGRMKTLGLPIKSTGELTEIRKPAPLLGQHTAEVLAEIGFGDADIASMLAQGAAYDEARGGKVAAGGGEAE; from the coding sequence ATGGAGAACACCGAAATGTCGCTGCCGCTCGAAGGCGTGCGCGTGGTCGACCTGACCAGCGTGATGGCCGGCCCCTACTGCGCGATGGTGCTGGGGGACCTCGGCGCCGATGTCATCAAGGTCGAGAGCTTTCCAGACGGCGACGCCTCGCGCCGCTTCGACCCGAAGGTGAACGACGAGTCGTACTGCTTCGCGGTGCTCAACCGCAACAAGCGCAGCGTTGCGCTCGACCTGAAGGACCCGCGCGGCAAGGAGGCCTTCCTGAAGCTGGCCGCGGGCGCCGACATCGTCATGGAGAACTTCCGCCCAGGCGTGGTCAAGCGGCTGGGCATCGACTACGACAGCCTGTCGAAGACGAACCCGGGCCTGGTCTACGCGTCGATGTCGGGCTTCGGCCAGACCGGACCGTACGGCAAGCGCGGCGGCTACGACATCATCGCGCAGGGCATGTCGGGCATCATGATGATGACCGGCTACCCCGGCGGCCGGCCGGCCAAGGTCGGCATCGCGATGAACGACATCGCCAGCGGCGTCACCGCGCTGTACGGCATCCTGGGCGCCTACATCGGCAGGCTGCGCAGCGGCAAGGGCCAGTACCTGGAGACCTCGCTGCTCGAGGCCGGGCTTGCCTGGAGCATCTGGGAGTTCGGCGCCTGGGCCGGCGCCGGCGAGATCCCCACGCCCACCGGCACGCGGCACCGCCGCTCGGCGCCCTACCAGGCCTACCGCACGCAGGACGGCTACGCCACGGTGGGCGCGGGCAACGAGAAGCTCTGGCAGAACTTCTGCAAGCTGGTCTGCGACAGGCCCGAGTGGCTGACCGACCCGCGCTACGCGAAGCCGGCCGACCGGCTGAAGAACGCCGACGAGCTCGAGCGCGACATCGAGGCGGTGTTCGCCACCGCGCCCACCGCGCACTGGGTCGAGAAGATGGACGCTGCCGGCGTGCCCGGCGGCCCGGTCTACAGCTTCGAGCAGACGCTGGCCGACCCGCAGGTGGCGGCGCGCAAGATGGTCGTCGAAGTCGACCATCCACGGATCGGCCGGATGAAGACGCTCGGCCTTCCGATCAAGTCGACCGGCGAGCTCACCGAGATCCGCAAGCCGGCGCCGCTGCTCGGCCAGCACACAGCCGAGGTGCTCGCGGAGATCGGTTTCGGCGACGCCGACATCGCGTCGATGCTCGCGCAGGGGGCGGCGTACGACGAGGCGCGAGGCGGGAAGGTCGCCGCCGGGGGCGGCGAGGCGGAGTGA
- a CDS encoding ABC transporter ATP-binding protein, with the protein MSKLVLRNVSRAFGDYVAVDNLNLTIEEGELVSLLGPSGCGKTTTLRMMAGFLSPTGGTIEVADKVVSSPGSSLPPEKRNMSMIFQSYAIWPNMTVAENVGFGLKIRKIESSEIARRVDEILDVVKLRHLRDRYPAELSGGQQQRVSLARSIVVKPAVLLLDEPLSNLDANLREEMRFEIRRLHDEFNITMVYVTHDQAEAMVTSDRIAVMNKGKIEQIDKPFELYCRPKTAFVAGFIGRTNFLEGRLDGGQVDFGGFGLPAAALGEGLSEQVKVSVRPQCIHLHRSAPPAGDGRYCVAAKIDQRAYLGESWDYQIRIPGLAEPLRVTARPQEVFDMHEDVIAEIDATQVTVIE; encoded by the coding sequence ATGAGCAAGCTCGTGCTTCGCAACGTTTCCCGCGCCTTCGGCGACTACGTCGCCGTCGACAACCTGAACCTCACGATCGAGGAGGGCGAGCTGGTCTCGCTGCTCGGCCCGTCGGGATGCGGCAAGACGACCACGCTGCGGATGATGGCGGGCTTCCTGTCGCCCACCGGCGGCACGATCGAGGTCGCGGACAAGGTGGTGTCGTCGCCGGGCTCCAGCCTGCCGCCCGAGAAGCGCAACATGTCGATGATCTTCCAGAGCTACGCGATCTGGCCGAACATGACCGTGGCCGAGAACGTCGGCTTCGGCCTGAAGATCCGCAAGATCGAGTCTTCGGAGATCGCCCGTCGGGTCGACGAGATCCTCGACGTTGTCAAGCTGCGCCACCTGCGCGACCGCTACCCGGCCGAGCTGAGCGGCGGCCAGCAGCAGCGCGTGTCGCTGGCCCGCTCGATCGTCGTGAAGCCCGCGGTGCTGCTGCTCGACGAGCCGCTGTCGAACCTCGACGCGAACCTGCGCGAGGAGATGCGCTTCGAGATCCGCCGGCTGCACGACGAGTTCAACATCACGATGGTCTACGTCACCCACGACCAGGCCGAGGCGATGGTCACCTCGGACCGGATCGCGGTGATGAACAAGGGGAAGATCGAGCAGATCGACAAGCCCTTCGAGCTCTACTGCAGGCCGAAGACCGCCTTCGTGGCCGGCTTCATCGGCCGGACGAACTTCCTCGAGGGGCGCCTGGACGGCGGGCAGGTCGACTTCGGCGGCTTCGGGCTGCCGGCCGCGGCCCTCGGCGAGGGCCTGTCCGAGCAGGTCAAGGTGTCGGTGCGTCCGCAGTGCATCCACCTGCACCGCAGCGCCCCGCCCGCCGGCGACGGCCGCTACTGCGTGGCGGCGAAGATCGACCAGCGCGCCTACCTCGGCGAGTCGTGGGACTACCAGATCCGGATCCCGGGCCTGGCCGAGCCGCTGCGGGTGACCGCTCGCCCGCAGGAGGTCTTCGACATGCACGAGGACGTGATCGCCGAGATCGACGCGACCCAGGTCACGGTCATCGAGTGA
- a CDS encoding GlcG/HbpS family heme-binding protein, with protein sequence MAKLYLAECRAFIAAAIEKAAEMGVPVSVAIVSAEGHLIALERMDEAGFITPDTAKAKAYTVAAFRSMSPRFPDGLVIQQWFRERNPQMLINASVFTGGQIVASGGCAPVFKGDEMVGAYGISGATGDQDEVIGRYAREKVGWAHMAENDTTPEDVKRHVNEIYAKVGLGGRQL encoded by the coding sequence ATGGCCAAGCTCTACCTCGCCGAGTGCAGGGCGTTCATCGCCGCCGCCATCGAGAAGGCCGCTGAGATGGGCGTGCCCGTCTCGGTGGCGATCGTCAGTGCCGAAGGTCACCTGATCGCGCTCGAGCGCATGGACGAAGCGGGGTTCATCACGCCCGACACAGCGAAGGCGAAGGCCTACACGGTGGCCGCCTTCCGGTCCATGAGCCCGAGGTTTCCGGACGGTCTCGTCATCCAGCAGTGGTTCCGCGAGCGCAACCCCCAGATGCTGATCAACGCATCGGTCTTCACCGGTGGCCAGATCGTGGCGTCGGGAGGCTGCGCGCCGGTGTTCAAGGGCGACGAGATGGTGGGCGCCTATGGCATCAGCGGCGCCACGGGCGACCAGGACGAGGTGATCGGCCGCTACGCCCGCGAGAAGGTCGGCTGGGCCCACATGGCCGAGAACGACACGACCCCCGAAGACGTGAAGCGGCACGTCAACGAGATCTACGCCAAGGTGGGCCTCGGGGGCAGGCAACTCTGA
- a CDS encoding LysR family transcriptional regulator yields the protein MSVTFRQLRAFVLVAEWGSFTKAAAEMNVTQSALSLLVRSLEDAIGVRLIDRTSRSVALTAVGREFLASSERVLGELEQSLKSVNELVSKRRGRLVIAAPLVLAGTFLPPVLAEFRAMYPEVDLVLKDTLPDQVLPLVRGAAADLGIGTFHRNADDVHYRLLFRESLVAVLPRSDPLASRSKVSWRQVASRPIMLLPRGSVFRTLAESGFAQAGVQVEPAFEATYVGTLIGLVRAGLGVAVVPGYATALLDRDAAVARRLERPAVDREVSMVYRIGASMSPAAIAFSELLEKAARRVRPS from the coding sequence ATGAGCGTCACCTTCCGCCAGCTGCGGGCCTTCGTCCTGGTGGCCGAGTGGGGCAGCTTCACGAAGGCGGCCGCGGAGATGAACGTCACGCAGTCGGCACTCAGCCTGCTGGTCCGCAGCCTCGAGGACGCGATCGGGGTCCGCCTGATCGACCGGACGAGCCGGAGCGTCGCCCTGACCGCCGTGGGGCGGGAATTCCTCGCCAGTTCCGAACGAGTGCTGGGGGAGCTCGAGCAGTCGCTGAAGAGCGTGAACGAACTGGTCTCGAAGCGGCGTGGCCGGCTTGTCATCGCCGCACCGCTCGTTCTCGCGGGCACCTTCCTGCCGCCGGTCCTGGCGGAGTTCCGGGCGATGTACCCCGAGGTCGACCTGGTCCTGAAGGACACGCTCCCCGACCAGGTCCTGCCGCTCGTTCGAGGCGCGGCGGCCGACCTGGGGATCGGAACCTTCCACCGGAACGCCGACGACGTGCACTACCGGCTTCTGTTCCGGGAGTCCCTGGTGGCGGTCCTGCCCAGGTCGGATCCTCTCGCTTCGCGCAGCAAGGTCTCCTGGCGACAGGTCGCTTCCCGCCCGATCATGCTGCTGCCGCGCGGCAGCGTCTTCCGAACCCTGGCCGAGAGCGGCTTCGCGCAGGCAGGGGTTCAGGTCGAGCCGGCCTTCGAGGCCACCTACGTGGGGACCCTGATCGGCCTCGTCAGGGCAGGGCTCGGCGTGGCCGTCGTGCCGGGGTATGCGACGGCCCTCCTCGATCGCGACGCGGCGGTCGCCCGCAGGCTGGAGCGGCCGGCCGTGGACAGGGAGGTTTCGATGGTCTACCGAATCGGGGCCTCGATGTCGCCGGCGGCGATCGCGTTCTCCGAGCTGCTCGAGAAGGCGGCGCGGCGGGTCCGCCCGAGTTGA
- a CDS encoding EcsC family protein codes for MPLRDEDLAALAEAKRLLENPGLAAKLTNLLGKPIEKSFDLLPERVRTQVMVATRDALGLALRLALSSMDVEKATSRPLWHKLAATASGAAGGAFGLPALAIELPVSTTIICRSIADIARANGEDLSSAEARMACIEVFALGGASSADDASETAYFAIRAALARAVSEAAEYVATQAVASESAPALVRLIGLVAARFKVQVSQKAAAGAVPLIGAAGGAAVNYLFIDHFQDMSRGHFAVRRLERAYGADAVRAAWERLGA; via the coding sequence ATGCCACTACGTGACGAAGACCTCGCCGCGCTCGCCGAGGCGAAACGGCTGCTCGAGAACCCCGGTCTGGCCGCCAAGCTGACCAATCTTCTCGGCAAGCCGATCGAGAAGAGCTTCGACCTGCTGCCCGAGCGGGTGCGCACGCAGGTGATGGTCGCCACGCGCGACGCGCTGGGCCTGGCGCTCAGGCTTGCCCTGTCCTCGATGGACGTCGAGAAGGCGACCTCTCGCCCGCTCTGGCACAAGCTGGCCGCCACCGCCAGCGGCGCGGCCGGCGGCGCCTTCGGCCTGCCGGCGCTCGCGATCGAGCTGCCGGTCTCGACCACGATCATCTGCCGCTCGATCGCCGACATCGCGCGCGCCAATGGCGAGGATCTCTCATCGGCCGAGGCCCGGATGGCCTGCATCGAGGTGTTCGCACTGGGCGGCGCCTCGAGCGCCGACGACGCGAGCGAGACCGCCTACTTCGCGATCCGCGCGGCCCTCGCCCGGGCAGTGTCGGAGGCGGCGGAATACGTGGCGACGCAGGCGGTCGCCAGCGAGAGCGCCCCGGCGCTTGTGCGCCTGATCGGGCTGGTCGCGGCCCGCTTCAAGGTGCAGGTGTCGCAGAAGGCGGCCGCCGGGGCCGTGCCGCTGATCGGCGCGGCCGGCGGCGCTGCGGTCAACTACCTGTTCATCGACCACTTCCAGGACATGAGCCGCGGGCACTTCGCGGTGCGGCGGCTGGAGCGGGCGTACGGGGCCGACGCGGTGCGCGCGGCCTGGGAGCGGCTCGGGGCCTAG
- a CDS encoding tripartite tricarboxylate transporter substrate binding protein, which yields MKTRSIIAAGLISLGMAGLQCAASAQGSYPERPVRIVVGFPAGASTDVAARAVAQKMSDIAGQQFVVENRPGASSNIATEQVARAPADGYTLLVGTIANTINPSFQASLPFDFTKDFAPVGMIGSVPNFLVVHPSMKASSMAELIAEAKSRPGQITYASSGNGTAPHLSGELFASMAGIKLVHVPYRGSSPAVTDLLAGQVQAMFSPASTVLPHIRSGKLRALATTGASRSAAAPDLATVSELGLAGFETSVWFGLVAPANTPADVVRRLSELLGAALDDPQIRQQFAAQAIDTVKAGPGDFSRYIASETRKWAQVVKDAGIKPQ from the coding sequence ATGAAGACGAGATCCATCATCGCGGCCGGTCTGATTTCGCTCGGCATGGCCGGCCTCCAGTGCGCCGCCTCCGCCCAGGGCTCCTACCCGGAGCGGCCGGTCCGGATAGTGGTCGGCTTCCCCGCGGGAGCCTCGACCGACGTCGCCGCCCGGGCGGTGGCGCAGAAGATGTCGGACATCGCCGGACAGCAGTTCGTCGTCGAGAACCGGCCCGGCGCGAGCAGCAACATCGCAACCGAGCAGGTCGCCCGCGCGCCCGCCGACGGCTACACCCTGCTGGTTGGCACGATCGCCAACACGATCAATCCGAGCTTCCAGGCAAGCCTCCCCTTCGACTTCACGAAGGACTTCGCCCCGGTCGGGATGATCGGCAGCGTGCCCAATTTCCTGGTCGTCCACCCTTCGATGAAGGCCTCGTCGATGGCCGAGCTCATCGCCGAGGCGAAGTCTCGGCCGGGACAGATCACCTACGCATCGTCGGGCAACGGAACCGCCCCGCACCTTTCGGGCGAGCTCTTCGCCTCCATGGCGGGGATCAAGCTCGTCCACGTGCCGTACCGCGGCAGCTCGCCCGCCGTGACCGACCTGCTCGCCGGGCAGGTCCAGGCAATGTTCTCGCCTGCCTCGACCGTGCTGCCGCACATCCGGTCGGGCAAGCTTCGGGCGCTTGCGACCACCGGCGCGAGCCGCAGCGCGGCGGCTCCCGATCTTGCGACCGTTTCCGAGCTCGGTCTCGCCGGTTTCGAGACCTCCGTCTGGTTCGGTCTCGTTGCCCCCGCGAACACGCCGGCCGACGTCGTAAGGCGGCTCTCCGAGCTGCTGGGCGCGGCGCTCGACGATCCGCAGATCCGCCAGCAGTTCGCCGCCCAGGCCATCGACACGGTGAAGGCCGGGCCGGGCGACTTCTCCCGCTACATCGCCAGCGAGACGCGGAAGTGGGCGCAGGTGGTGAAGGACGCCGGCATCAAGCCGCAGTGA
- a CDS encoding ABC transporter substrate-binding protein has translation MKLRIRTVFASVCAAFGLAAGTASAQMPEWEAKLYEAAKKEKEFTVYTAHYNTEEAANICAAFEKKYPGVKCNFVRTTAQVAFQRLNQDLQAKRPVASVFSSTDVSHYPALRKMGALMQYKPNNWDKMVDSLKEYSDPEHYSVTTAAALMLITYNTSLVSEADAPKNWPDLLDPKWKDKVSIGHPAFSGYVGTWVVLMRKLYGWEYFEKLEKNNPQIGRSVNDTVTMLNAKERWVAAGPEATTLMSRDKGNPLAVIYPTDGALLMVSPSSVLANAPSPNAGKLYIEFLLSKEAAETQVKNHALSVVKGVAVGPGKKPLEEIKVARPTADEIAKGIPEVKEKFRDTFGI, from the coding sequence ATGAAACTGCGAATCCGCACCGTTTTCGCGTCGGTCTGCGCGGCCTTCGGCCTTGCCGCCGGCACCGCCAGCGCGCAGATGCCCGAGTGGGAGGCCAAGCTCTACGAGGCCGCCAAGAAGGAGAAGGAATTCACCGTCTACACGGCCCACTACAACACCGAGGAGGCGGCCAACATCTGCGCCGCCTTCGAGAAGAAGTACCCGGGCGTGAAGTGCAACTTCGTTCGCACCACCGCGCAGGTGGCCTTCCAGCGCCTGAACCAGGACCTGCAGGCCAAGCGGCCGGTCGCCTCGGTGTTCAGCAGCACCGACGTCAGCCACTACCCGGCGCTGCGCAAGATGGGCGCGCTGATGCAGTACAAGCCCAACAACTGGGACAAGATGGTCGATTCGCTGAAGGAGTACAGCGACCCCGAGCACTACTCGGTGACCACCGCCGCGGCGCTGATGCTGATCACCTACAACACCAGCCTGGTCTCGGAAGCCGATGCGCCGAAGAACTGGCCCGACCTGCTCGACCCGAAGTGGAAGGACAAGGTCTCGATCGGGCACCCGGCCTTCAGCGGCTACGTGGGCACCTGGGTCGTGCTGATGCGCAAGCTGTACGGCTGGGAGTACTTCGAGAAGCTCGAGAAGAACAACCCGCAGATCGGCCGCTCGGTCAACGACACGGTCACGATGCTCAACGCCAAGGAGCGCTGGGTCGCCGCGGGCCCCGAGGCGACCACCCTGATGAGCCGCGACAAGGGCAACCCGCTGGCGGTCATCTACCCGACCGACGGCGCGCTGCTGATGGTGTCGCCGAGCTCGGTGCTGGCGAACGCCCCGTCGCCGAACGCCGGCAAGCTGTACATCGAGTTCCTGCTCAGCAAGGAAGCCGCCGAGACCCAGGTCAAGAACCACGCGCTGTCGGTGGTCAAGGGCGTCGCGGTGGGCCCGGGCAAGAAGCCGCTCGAGGAGATCAAGGTCGCTCGCCCGACCGCCGACGAGATCGCCAAGGGCATCCCCGAGGTGAAGGAGAAGTTCCGCGACACCTTCGGGATCTGA
- a CDS encoding NAD(P)H-dependent oxidoreductase, whose translation MNLHSHFSRIAQRVETCLVGAGSFGRSFVAQGMKTPKMCARVAVDVRIETVEALYRDLGAPADRIRACRTADEARAAWEQGAWIAAEDLAVVLPLPIDVVVEATGHPEAGARHSEMAVQAGKHLVLVSKEVDSVVGPILFHLARERGRTVTPVDGDQPSLLIGLVTWAETLGFEIVAAGKSSEYDFVFDSATGMLESNGREIHAPGFAGLMAAGERDMATLLAERSRLAAELPQRTVPDLCEMLVVGNATGLVPDTPAFHSPILRIDEAPTVFTTRDDGGLLSGTRRLDVFNCLRTPGELSFAGGVFVVVRCDDPVTWQMLAEKGHVLGRNRNTALLWLPRHLLGLEAATSVLGAAIGEPTGGVEPAHRLDLVAVASRDLDEGTMLDAVGHHHSIAGVGAELRRAGPLAPGAPMPYYLVANRRLLRPVARGQAISVGDVELDPGSRLVALRALQDEIFFGKDEPARKA comes from the coding sequence ATGAATCTGCACAGCCACTTCTCGCGCATTGCGCAAAGGGTAGAAACCTGCCTCGTCGGCGCCGGCAGCTTCGGCCGCAGCTTCGTCGCCCAGGGCATGAAGACCCCGAAGATGTGCGCCCGGGTGGCGGTCGATGTCCGCATCGAGACTGTCGAGGCCTTGTACCGCGACCTCGGCGCGCCGGCCGACCGCATTCGCGCCTGCCGCACGGCGGACGAGGCGCGGGCGGCCTGGGAACAGGGCGCCTGGATCGCAGCCGAGGACCTGGCCGTGGTGCTGCCGCTGCCGATCGACGTTGTGGTCGAGGCGACCGGTCATCCCGAGGCGGGCGCGCGGCATTCGGAAATGGCGGTGCAGGCCGGCAAGCACCTGGTGCTCGTCAGCAAGGAGGTCGACAGCGTCGTCGGGCCGATCCTGTTCCATCTTGCCCGCGAGCGCGGTCGCACGGTCACGCCGGTCGACGGCGACCAGCCCAGCCTGCTGATCGGCCTGGTCACCTGGGCCGAGACCCTGGGCTTCGAGATCGTCGCGGCCGGCAAGTCGAGCGAATACGACTTCGTCTTCGATTCGGCCACCGGGATGCTGGAGAGCAACGGCCGCGAGATCCACGCGCCGGGCTTCGCGGGCCTGATGGCCGCCGGCGAGCGCGACATGGCGACGTTGCTGGCCGAGCGCTCGCGACTGGCGGCCGAACTTCCCCAGCGCACGGTGCCCGACCTGTGCGAGATGCTGGTGGTGGGCAACGCCACCGGCCTGGTCCCCGACACGCCGGCCTTCCACTCGCCCATCCTGCGCATCGACGAGGCGCCCACCGTCTTCACCACCCGCGACGACGGCGGCCTGCTCTCCGGCACGCGGCGGCTGGACGTCTTCAACTGCCTGCGAACGCCGGGCGAGCTCAGCTTCGCCGGCGGGGTGTTCGTGGTCGTGCGCTGCGACGACCCGGTCACCTGGCAGATGCTCGCCGAGAAGGGCCACGTGCTCGGCCGCAATCGCAACACGGCCCTGCTCTGGCTGCCGCGCCACCTGCTGGGGCTCGAGGCCGCCACCAGCGTGCTGGGCGCGGCGATCGGCGAGCCGACCGGCGGCGTGGAGCCGGCGCACCGGCTCGACCTGGTGGCGGTCGCAAGCCGCGACCTGGACGAAGGCACGATGCTCGACGCGGTCGGCCACCATCACTCGATAGCCGGCGTGGGGGCCGAGCTGCGGCGCGCCGGCCCGCTGGCGCCCGGCGCGCCGATGCCGTACTACCTGGTGGCGAATCGCAGGCTGCTGCGGCCGGTTGCCCGCGGACAGGCGATCTCGGTCGGCGACGTCGAGCTCGATCCGGGCTCGCGCCTGGTCGCGCTGCGGGCCTTGCAGGACGAGATCTTCTTCGGCAAGGACGAGCCCGCAAGGAAGGCATGA
- a CDS encoding ABC transporter permease — protein MSTVNPPASAAGRPASLGERLRHIDRSYWVWLLAIAVLVVLVVNPLVRLLLVSFQDADGAFTLANYVSAYGRSRHIDALLNSLTLGLASATLCVIFGVPMAWALSRTDMPFKGLIWISILGTFIIPPYLGAVGWILLAGPNAGWLNRAFMALTGADSGPFNIYSMTGLVLVIACYSFPYVFVFTKSALDLVSSEMEDAANILGAGNLRTTFSITLPLALPAIIGAFILVFLEAIALFGSPALLALPGRFHVVTTQLWQFFEFPPRVGVASAYAMPLLGITILLFWLQRRIISRKGYVSLTGKGGERRPVALGKWRWPMLGFCLAVCTLSFFMPMVVIVQAATAKAWGRGFSLDNFTLENLYFTMFENNLTRDATINTFTYAGGASIIAIVLSLCIAYAVNRNLVGKRLGNTLSFLTMAPFVIPGIVLAIGFYAAYANPPFALYGTAWILVLAFATRFLPIAYTNSSAAIRSINPELEDAVRILGGSRFTAIWRVVMPLLKRSLAGAFILVFIPATRELSAAIFLYSIDTQVLSVLLFDKSDEGNFEMLASIGLILVFITVALILIGFRLMGRDFMLRRTSA, from the coding sequence ATGAGTACCGTAAACCCACCCGCCTCGGCGGCGGGCCGGCCCGCCTCGCTCGGCGAGCGACTGCGTCACATCGACCGCTCGTACTGGGTCTGGCTGCTGGCGATCGCCGTGCTGGTCGTGCTGGTCGTGAACCCGCTCGTCCGCCTGCTGCTGGTCAGCTTCCAGGACGCCGACGGCGCCTTCACGCTGGCCAACTACGTGTCGGCCTACGGCCGCTCGCGCCACATCGACGCGCTGCTCAACTCGCTGACCCTGGGCCTGGCCTCGGCGACGCTGTGCGTGATCTTCGGCGTGCCGATGGCCTGGGCGCTGTCGCGCACCGACATGCCGTTCAAGGGGCTGATCTGGATCTCGATCCTGGGCACCTTCATCATCCCGCCCTACCTGGGCGCGGTCGGCTGGATCCTGCTCGCCGGCCCCAACGCGGGGTGGCTGAACCGGGCCTTCATGGCGCTGACCGGGGCGGATTCCGGGCCGTTCAACATCTACAGCATGACCGGGCTGGTGCTGGTCATCGCCTGCTACAGCTTCCCCTACGTGTTCGTGTTCACCAAGTCCGCGCTCGACCTGGTGTCCTCCGAGATGGAAGACGCGGCGAACATCCTCGGCGCCGGCAACCTGCGGACCACGTTCTCGATCACGCTGCCGCTGGCGCTGCCGGCGATCATCGGCGCGTTCATCCTGGTGTTCCTCGAGGCGATCGCGCTGTTCGGCTCGCCCGCGCTGCTGGCGCTGCCCGGGCGCTTCCACGTGGTGACGACCCAGCTCTGGCAGTTCTTCGAGTTCCCGCCCAGGGTGGGGGTGGCCTCGGCCTACGCGATGCCTCTGCTCGGCATCACGATCCTGCTGTTCTGGCTGCAGCGCCGGATCATCAGCCGCAAGGGCTACGTGTCGCTGACCGGCAAGGGCGGCGAGCGCCGGCCGGTGGCGCTCGGCAAGTGGCGCTGGCCGATGCTGGGCTTCTGCCTGGCCGTCTGCACGCTGTCCTTCTTCATGCCGATGGTCGTGATCGTGCAGGCCGCCACCGCGAAGGCGTGGGGGCGCGGGTTCTCGCTCGACAACTTCACGCTCGAGAACCTGTACTTCACGATGTTCGAGAACAACCTGACCCGCGACGCGACGATCAACACCTTCACGTACGCGGGCGGCGCCTCGATCATCGCGATCGTGCTGTCGCTGTGCATCGCCTATGCGGTCAACCGCAACCTGGTCGGAAAGCGCCTGGGCAACACGCTGTCCTTCCTCACGATGGCGCCCTTCGTGATCCCCGGCATCGTGCTGGCGATCGGCTTCTACGCGGCCTACGCGAACCCGCCGTTCGCTCTGTACGGCACCGCATGGATCCTGGTCCTCGCGTTCGCGACCCGCTTCCTGCCGATCGCGTACACGAACAGCAGCGCGGCGATACGCAGCATCAACCCCGAGCTCGAGGACGCGGTGCGGATCCTCGGCGGCAGCCGCTTCACCGCGATCTGGCGGGTGGTGATGCCGCTGCTCAAGCGCAGCCTGGCCGGCGCCTTCATCCTGGTGTTCATCCCGGCCACGCGCGAGCTCAGCGCCGCGATCTTCCTGTACTCGATCGACACGCAGGTGCTGTCGGTGCTGCTGTTCGACAAGAGTGACGAAGGAAACTTCGAGATGCTCGCGTCGATCGGCCTGATCCTCGTCTTCATCACCGTCGCGCTGATCCTGATCGGCTTCCGCCTGATGGGCCGCGACTTCATGCTCAGGAGAACCTCCGCATGA
- a CDS encoding amidohydrolase family protein, whose product MDRPTIAGRWNDDPEAVTLIDAHHHIWDLKANRYPWLADEPEHHFFMGDYSPLKRDYLPDDYKRDAQGHNVLATVHVEAEMDRSRQVDETRWLTEMNRLHGMPNAIVAHAWFHKGDTDEILARHAAFPLVRGIRSKPVTSLSPDVSVAGQPGTMQDPAWLRGFALLEKHGLSWDLRVPFWHLPEAAEVARSFPRVPIVLNHTGFPWDRSEEGLRAWRKAMEAIAQCPNVHLKVSEFGLKDKPWDYDSNARVVADAISIFGIERCMFASNFPVAGLRIGYDALVRAMKRMLAGFSPGDQERFFWRNAKAFYRL is encoded by the coding sequence ATGGACCGACCCACGATCGCCGGACGCTGGAACGACGACCCCGAGGCCGTCACCCTGATCGACGCCCACCACCACATCTGGGACCTGAAGGCCAACCGCTATCCGTGGCTGGCCGACGAGCCCGAGCACCACTTCTTCATGGGCGACTACTCGCCGCTCAAGCGCGACTACCTGCCCGACGACTACAAGCGCGACGCGCAGGGGCACAACGTGCTGGCCACGGTGCACGTCGAGGCCGAGATGGACCGCAGCCGCCAGGTCGACGAGACCCGCTGGCTGACCGAGATGAACCGGCTGCACGGGATGCCGAACGCGATCGTCGCGCACGCCTGGTTCCACAAGGGCGACACCGACGAGATTCTCGCCCGGCACGCGGCCTTCCCGCTGGTGCGCGGCATCCGCTCCAAACCGGTGACCTCGCTTTCGCCGGACGTGTCGGTGGCCGGCCAGCCCGGCACGATGCAGGACCCGGCCTGGCTGCGCGGCTTCGCGCTGCTGGAGAAGCACGGCCTGTCGTGGGACCTGCGGGTGCCGTTCTGGCACCTGCCCGAGGCGGCCGAGGTGGCGCGCAGTTTCCCGCGGGTGCCGATCGTGCTGAACCACACCGGCTTTCCGTGGGACCGCAGCGAGGAAGGGCTGCGCGCCTGGCGCAAGGCGATGGAAGCGATCGCGCAGTGCCCGAACGTGCACCTGAAGGTGTCCGAGTTCGGGCTCAAGGACAAGCCGTGGGACTACGACTCCAACGCGCGGGTAGTGGCGGATGCGATCTCGATCTTCGGGATCGAACGCTGCATGTTCGCCAGCAACTTCCCGGTGGCGGGCCTGCGGATCGGCTACGACGCGCTGGTCCGCGCGATGAAGCGGATGCTCGCCGGCTTCTCGCCCGGGGACCAGGAGCGCTTCTTCTGGAGGAATGCGAAGGCGTTCTACCGGCTCTGA